The Mucilaginibacter terrenus genome includes the window GCAACATCATTAGAATTAGTGGCGCGGGCACTCGCAGGCAGGTTTTGCAAAAGCGAGTTAGATTGTTGGGTGAAGCCTGGCCCCTGGAAACCTGCAGGTAAGCCGCTAAAACCAGGGCCCCCTTGTACCAATGCTGTATTATATGGTCTGTTCTCACCAAGATCAAGAAACGCTAATATATCGCGACTATCGGTAGTTACGTTGGTACGGTTGGTTGTCCAAACCTCAATTTTGGTGATGGTGATATTGGAGCTAATGATAGGAATATTAGCCAGTGCCCGATTGTAATTATTTCTGAAGTATTGCGAAAGAAAAAAGTGTTTGTTAGACTCGTAGTCTGCAGGTGTTAAAGCTATATTCCCCTGCTGAGATCCATTAGTGATCGTAATAGTTTTAGACTGTGAACGTTGCTGTGACAGGATGCTGGTAATATCTAGCTTACCAAACCTAAGCTTTGTCTTTAAGCCGAATAAGGCCTGACTGCCTGTTATCAGCGAGGTATTCAACGGCATGCTTACGGTACCCGCTTCTATCTTTTGGATTATCTCATCCGGGTGGCCGGTATAATCAAGCTTGATTTGGTTTTCAAATTGAAATTGCGCTTCTGTATTATAGTTGGTGCTGATCTTTAGCTTGTCGCCAATGTCGCCGGTAACATTTAATTGAATGCGCTGATCAAAATTGAAGTTGAATTGATTACGCTGGCGTGTATTGAATAACGGGTTCTCATTTTTATTAACCTGGCCGGCGAGTATTACCTCAGCTGAGCCTTGCGGACGGATGTTGATAGTAGAACTCCCAAAAATCTGCTCAAACGTTTTGCTCCTGACGTTAATTTGCGGAATAAAGCCTGGCTGCTGCGAATCATACGCGTAATTATCTGCCAATTGCCGGTAATACTCGCGCTGTACACCTTTTTGCTGCAGCTTTAAATATTCGTTAAATGTAAGGTATACCGGTGGGCGATAAAGCAGGTTACCCACGCGTTCGTACAAGATATATTTGTTGGTTAAAGGATCGTATTCAACGCTTCTTACCAGCCCGGGTGGGTCTAGTTCAAAAATGCCTTCACGGGCTTGCTGCTGACGGGTTTTGGAAAGCTTAGGAGCATTACTTAAAGGAACATTATTGCGAGGTTTAGTGGTGTCTATTGGTGCAGGAGTTTGGTTTTGCTGGTTAACCCTCTGCTGTTGCTGACTGGGTTGCTGATTTTGCAAATTGGGCTGTTGAACAGGTTGGTTCTGGGGATTAAACGGCGTCTGCTGCCCGGGAGGAGGCTGTTGCGGGGTCTGTATTTGGGCAAATAGATTACCAGTTCCGCAAAAAGCAGATAAAAAAAGTATACCTATAAAAACTTTACAAGTAAATCTTTTAACCAAGTGTTACAATTATTAGGTAATTATAAGCTTTTCAAAGCAAATTTAATCAGCTGCTCAACTGTTAACGTACCACTATTTTTTGTAAGCTCGGCATCTAAAACCTTTTCTGCAGCAGCACGTGTAAAGCCCAGCATTACCAGCGCAGAAAGTGCTTCATCCTTAACTGTTTTATTTGCTGGCATAACAGTAAGCGTATCCGGCCCTTCCTTGCGCAGCTTGTCTTGCAGTTCTAATATGATGCGCTGTGCCGATTTAGGGCCAATACCTTTTATCTTCTGAATCAACGGTACATTGCCCTGAACTATGGCCTGCTGTATTTCCGCTGGGGTAATACTGGAGAGCATCATCCTTCCGGTAGAGGGGCCAATACCAGATATTGAAACCAAATGAAGAAACAGCCTGCGTTCACCCTCTTCTGCAAAGCCGTAAAGGGTATGCGCATCTTCTTTTACGTGCATCCAGATGTATAACTTACACCGTTCCGCATCGCCAATTTTTGAAAAAGTATTCAGCGATATATTGATATGGTACCCTACTCCTCCGGCATCAATAACAACATGGGCAGGGCTTTTAAATGCTAAGCGCCCGTCAATATAATCGTACATATAGAGTTTACTCAGTCTTGATTAACGGTTTGTAGTACGGTCTTTTTCCTGTGCATCCACAACGGCAATGGTAACCATGTTCACAATCTCGCGAACAGAGCTACCTAATTGTAACACGTGTACCGGCTTTTTCAAGCCAAGCAAAATTGGACCTACAGCTTCTGCTCCGCCTATTTCCTGCAATAGTTTGTAAGCAATGTTGCCTGATGCCAGTGTCGGGAATATAAGTGTATTGGCCGGTTTGCCGTTGAGCGTTGAGAATGCGAAATTGTCTTTTAGTAATTCGGCATTAAGCGCAAAGTTGGCCTGCATCTCGCCGTCAACTACCATGTTAGGGTAACGCTGATGCAATATGCGTACAGCCTCCGCTGTTTTATCGGGTATGTCGCCTTTATTTGAACCGAAATTTGAATATGAAAGTAGTGCTACTCTCGGTTTGGAGATAAAATAAGATACTGCTTTTTCTACGAGTACCGTAATGTCCACTAACTCCTCAACTGTTGGGTTTATATTAACCGTTGTATCACCGAAAAATACCGGGCCTTTTTCTGTTATCATGAGGTACATCCCCGCAACCCGGTTAACACCTTCGTCGGTACCAATCACCTGCAAGGCAGGCTTTATGGTATCTGCATAGTTTTTAGTGAGGCCTGAGATTAACGCATCAGCCTGGCCAAACTGTACCATGCAGGCGCCGTAATAGTTACGGTCGGTAACCAGCTTTTTAGCTTCTGAAAGGGTAATACCTCTTCGTTGACGTTTTTTGTACAGGAACTCTGCAAAGTCCTTTTTCCTGTCGCACTCGTCACGCGTATCTATCATCTCCACTTCACCCAGGTCAAGCTCATTATCATACATGATCTGCTTGATCTTCTGAATATTGCCCAACAGGATTGGTGTTGCTATGCCCTCGTCCTTCACTATTTGCGCGGCTCGTAATATCTTATAGGTGTCTGCTTCCGCAAATACTACGCGCTTAGGGCTTTGTTTAGCTTTGTTGGTGATATCACGCATCAGCTTGTTGTTGGTACCAAGGCGAGATAGTAATTCCTCATGATAAGCGTCCCAGTCGGTAATAACCTTTCGCGCCACCCCGGAATTAATAGCTGCTTTAGCAACAGCAGACGACACCTCGGTAATAAGGCGCTGATCCATTGGTTTGGGTATAATATAATCCCGGCCAAACTTTAAATTTGTGGTGTTATATGCCAGGTTAACAGCTTCGGGAACGGGCCGCTTAGCCATTTCGGCTATAGCTTTAACAGCCGCTATCTTCATCTCCTCGTTTATAGCAGTTGCGCGCACATCTAATGCGCCACGGAAGATATATGGAAAGCCCAAAACATTGTTCACCTGGTTAGGATAATCAGAACGGCCGGTAGCCATAATAATATCCGTACGCGCAGCGGTTGCCAGGTCATAGCTAATTTCCGGTTCTGGATTAGCCATTGCGAATACAACAGGATTTTCAGCCATGGTTACCAGCATCTCCTGTGTAACTACATTACCTGCAGAAAGGCCAACAAATACGTCCGCATTTTTCATTGCGTCGGCTAAATTTTCAATGTCCGTACGGGTAGTTGCAAACTCCTTCCGAATATCGTCAAGGTCAGTGCGGTTAGTACTTAGCAGACCGTTAATATCGAACATCACAATGTTCTCTTTTTTTACACCCAGCGATAAGTACATTTTGGTACAGGAAACAGCAGCCGCTCCAGCCCCGTTCACAACCATTTTTATTTCTTCAAGCTTTTTGCCTTGTATCTCGCAAGCATTCATCAGCGCAGCGCCGGATATTATAGCGGTACCGTGCTGATCGTCGTGCATTACCGGGATGTTCATCTCGGCCTTTAAACGGCGTTCTATCTCAAAACAGGTGGGAGCCGAAATATCTTCGAGGTTTACCCCACCAAAGGTAGGCTCAAGCGCTTTAACTATGTTTACAAAGTCATCTACGCTTTTCGCGTTTACCTCCAGGTCAAATACGTCAATATCGGCATAGATCTTGAAAAGTAAGCCCTTGCCTTCCATCACAGGCTTACTGGCTTCCGGGCCAATATTGCCCAGGCCCAGCACTGCGGTACCGTTGCTTATAACTGCTACAAGGTTACCCTTTGCAGTATATTTATAAACATCATCTACATTTTCTGCTATTGCACGGCAAGGCTCAGCCACGCCAGGCGAATAGGCCAAAGTAAGATCGCGTTGTGTATTAGTCGGCTTGGTAGGTACTACTTCTATCTTCCCCGGTCGTCCCTTAGCATGGTAATTAAGGGCGTCCTGTTTACGATTGGCTTTGTTCATCTTCTCTAAAGTTCGAGCCCCCAAAATTACAATTACTTTTTTTGAAAGCTGCTAATAAAAAACCCGGTGCCGAATAAATCGCCACCGGGCCAATAAGTTGTATCATCTAACCCCGGTTAAGGTTTACGGTTAAGCCGCCCATAAGGCGTACGGTTTTGCTATTGCCAAGCTGCTTATTCCACTGCAAAAGGTCGTCCACTTTAAGTCCGTATTTGGTAGCTATGTCTTCTAAAGTCTCCCCCTTTACTGTAGTATGATGAGCGGGGACATTGCCTGCTACAGTCACTACCGCGCTTTGCGGACTGGCAGTTGAGGAAGCGGCTGCCGGCACTAACGCCCTTGTTTGCGCTACCGGTGCATACACCGGGCGATAAGGAGGAATAACGTAGTTAGGGTTATCTATGGCCTGTATTAAAATAGCATGCCTGTCCTTACGTGACTTTGGTACCAGTATCCGGCGGGGAGACGAAGGCGTGCCGTTTACAATCATCATGCGGTAGCTTGGGTTAAGTACCGCTACTTCTTTAAGATCCATCCCTACTGCCGCAGCAATACGGCTCATTGGCACAATCCGGTTAACCATTACCGTATCATTCTGCAACGGAATGTCCGATGCCTGCAGATATATGCCGTGCCGTTTATAATAGTTCATAACATAAGTTACCGCAATGTACGCTGGTACGTAACCTCTTGTTTCTGCAGGCAATAACTGACGGATAGACCAGTAATCGTTAGCGCCGGTGCGTGCAAGGGCATTCTCTACGTTGCTTTTTCCGCAGTTGTAAGATGCTATAGCCAGTAGCCAGTCGCCAAATTGTTGGTATGCATCTTTAAGATACGCAGCAGCGGCCTGACTGGCAAGTACTGGGTCGCGGCGCTCGTCCACGTAATCGTTTATTGAAAGATGGTATATCTTGGCCGTTTCAGACATAAATTGCCATAGTCCACCAGCGCCTACGCGGGAGTTAGCGTTTGGCTGTAAAGCGGATTCGACAACTGACAGATATTTGATCTCGTCCGGTACACCAGCATCACGGAAAGCTTTTTCATAAATGGGGAAGTAATACTGCGACAGGCCTAGTATGCGGCCCATTTCGTCACGGCGGCCCGCGTAAAGATCGATGTACCCTTGCACCACTTCGTTGTAATCCAACGGAACATCCTTCTGAATAGAATCCAGACGACGTTTAAAAATTACATTTTGATATTTTGAAACAGCTACCTCCTTAACAGGCAGCAATGCAGATGTATCTGCCTGGAAGGGCTGAGCCTTGAGCGACTGCAACACCACCATACAGATGAAAAGAATTAGGAATCTCCTCATATTTGGCTTGCGAAGATGGTTAAGCTCCGCGAAATTTACATACTAATATATTAACTTTTTATAGCCCAAGGAAATATTCGGAGAAGTTTAACAAATCTTCTTCTTTAAATCCCCCGGCTAGCAACTGCAATCCTAACGGCAAACCGTTGGTGTTATTGCCAACAGGAAGAGAAATGGCCGGCAATCCAGCCAGTGACGCCTGTACAGTAAAGATGTCGTAAAGATAGGTTACTACCGGATCTTTTTCTTTTTTGCCTATCTCGAAAGCAGGCTCGGGTGCCGTAGGCGTAAGTATAAAGTCGTACTCTTTTAAAATCTCATTTGTTTTGTCCCGGATAAGCTTTCGTACCTTTTGCGCCTTAGCATAATATGCATCATAGTATCCCGCGCTAAGCACAAATGTACCAAGCATTATACGGCGCTTAACTTCTTTACCAAACCCTTCCGAGCGCGATATCTTATAAGTAGATGTAAGATCAGTTGCATTAGGGCTGCGGTAGCCGTAATGCACGCCATCGTATCGGGCCAGGTTTGACGAAGCCTCAGCCATTGCGAGTATATAATAAGATGGCACCAGGTAGTCCAGATACTCAAATGATATTGGCTCAACTACATGACCTTCAGCTTTCAGTTTATCTATATAGCTGCTGAGTTTGTTTTTTACCTCCTCATCTACACCCGGGCTTGTTATAGCTTCCTTCAAATAAGCTATTTTCTTTTTGCTTGTGTCACTTTTAAAATTTGCTAAAGGGGGAACAGGTTTTTGAGACAGTGTGCTATCGTACTCGTCGGCACCGGCAAGTATCTCAAACAGCAGTGCTGCATCTTCTACCGATCTGGTTAGTGTACCAACCTGATCAAATGATGACGCATATGATATGATACCATAACGCGATATGCGCCCATAACTCGGTTTAAAACCAACTACACCGCAGAACGAAGCAGGTTGACGTACAGAACCACCGGTATCTGTACCGATGGCAGCATGGCACATATTTGCCTGTACTGCTACAGCAGACCCACCGGAAGACCCGCCTGAAACTTTTGTCTCATCAGCAAAATTTTTTACAGGACCAAAAAAAGAGTTTTCGTTTGCAGCACCCATTGCAAATTCATCGCAATTGCAACGTCCAATAATTATAGCATCCTGGGCCAACAGCCGCTCTACAATGGTGGCGGAATAAATAGAGGTAAAATCTTCAAGGATGCGGGAAGATGCGCTTACCTTATGATCTTTATAGCAGATGTTATCTTTTATGGAAATGACCATTCCTGCCAAACGGCCGGCATTACCGGCCTTAATGCGCGCATCAACTTCCTTTGCCGAAGCAAGAGCATCTTGCTCAAACACTTCGTTAAAAACATTTAAGTGTGCGTATGCTTTAATTTGCTGCAGATAATCTTGTACAAGTCCAACTGCACTAAGTTCACCGCTTTGCAAGCCTCTCTGTAGCTCTGCATAAGAGGAATAAATTTTAGCCATGGGGCCTAAAATAAAAAACTTATCTGTCGAAGCATAAATATTTCAACAGATAAGTTTTGTAAATTATCTCTCGCCGCTGTGGGCTGTATAGTTAAATAGCTAATTACAGCTTTGGTTTCTCTTCAGAAGCTGCGGCGTTATCGCCATTTTGCGC containing:
- the ruvA gene encoding Holliday junction branch migration protein RuvA gives rise to the protein MYDYIDGRLAFKSPAHVVIDAGGVGYHINISLNTFSKIGDAERCKLYIWMHVKEDAHTLYGFAEEGERRLFLHLVSISGIGPSTGRMMLSSITPAEIQQAIVQGNVPLIQKIKGIGPKSAQRIILELQDKLRKEGPDTLTVMPANKTVKDEALSALVMLGFTRAAAEKVLDAELTKNSGTLTVEQLIKFALKSL
- a CDS encoding NADP-dependent malic enzyme; protein product: MNKANRKQDALNYHAKGRPGKIEVVPTKPTNTQRDLTLAYSPGVAEPCRAIAENVDDVYKYTAKGNLVAVISNGTAVLGLGNIGPEASKPVMEGKGLLFKIYADIDVFDLEVNAKSVDDFVNIVKALEPTFGGVNLEDISAPTCFEIERRLKAEMNIPVMHDDQHGTAIISGAALMNACEIQGKKLEEIKMVVNGAGAAAVSCTKMYLSLGVKKENIVMFDINGLLSTNRTDLDDIRKEFATTRTDIENLADAMKNADVFVGLSAGNVVTQEMLVTMAENPVVFAMANPEPEISYDLATAARTDIIMATGRSDYPNQVNNVLGFPYIFRGALDVRATAINEEMKIAAVKAIAEMAKRPVPEAVNLAYNTTNLKFGRDYIIPKPMDQRLITEVSSAVAKAAINSGVARKVITDWDAYHEELLSRLGTNNKLMRDITNKAKQSPKRVVFAEADTYKILRAAQIVKDEGIATPILLGNIQKIKQIMYDNELDLGEVEMIDTRDECDRKKDFAEFLYKKRQRRGITLSEAKKLVTDRNYYGACMVQFGQADALISGLTKNYADTIKPALQVIGTDEGVNRVAGMYLMITEKGPVFFGDTTVNINPTVEELVDITVLVEKAVSYFISKPRVALLSYSNFGSNKGDIPDKTAEAVRILHQRYPNMVVDGEMQANFALNAELLKDNFAFSTLNGKPANTLIFPTLASGNIAYKLLQEIGGAEAVGPILLGLKKPVHVLQLGSSVREIVNMVTIAVVDAQEKDRTTNR
- a CDS encoding lytic transglycosylase domain-containing protein, translating into MRRFLILFICMVVLQSLKAQPFQADTSALLPVKEVAVSKYQNVIFKRRLDSIQKDVPLDYNEVVQGYIDLYAGRRDEMGRILGLSQYYFPIYEKAFRDAGVPDEIKYLSVVESALQPNANSRVGAGGLWQFMSETAKIYHLSINDYVDERRDPVLASQAAAAYLKDAYQQFGDWLLAIASYNCGKSNVENALARTGANDYWSIRQLLPAETRGYVPAYIAVTYVMNYYKRHGIYLQASDIPLQNDTVMVNRIVPMSRIAAAVGMDLKEVAVLNPSYRMMIVNGTPSSPRRILVPKSRKDRHAILIQAIDNPNYVIPPYRPVYAPVAQTRALVPAAASSTASPQSAVVTVAGNVPAHHTTVKGETLEDIATKYGLKVDDLLQWNKQLGNSKTVRLMGGLTVNLNRG
- the gatA gene encoding Asp-tRNA(Asn)/Glu-tRNA(Gln) amidotransferase subunit GatA → MAKIYSSYAELQRGLQSGELSAVGLVQDYLQQIKAYAHLNVFNEVFEQDALASAKEVDARIKAGNAGRLAGMVISIKDNICYKDHKVSASSRILEDFTSIYSATIVERLLAQDAIIIGRCNCDEFAMGAANENSFFGPVKNFADETKVSGGSSGGSAVAVQANMCHAAIGTDTGGSVRQPASFCGVVGFKPSYGRISRYGIISYASSFDQVGTLTRSVEDAALLFEILAGADEYDSTLSQKPVPPLANFKSDTSKKKIAYLKEAITSPGVDEEVKNKLSSYIDKLKAEGHVVEPISFEYLDYLVPSYYILAMAEASSNLARYDGVHYGYRSPNATDLTSTYKISRSEGFGKEVKRRIMLGTFVLSAGYYDAYYAKAQKVRKLIRDKTNEILKEYDFILTPTAPEPAFEIGKKEKDPVVTYLYDIFTVQASLAGLPAISLPVGNNTNGLPLGLQLLAGGFKEEDLLNFSEYFLGL